A stretch of Acipenser ruthenus chromosome 1, fAciRut3.2 maternal haplotype, whole genome shotgun sequence DNA encodes these proteins:
- the LOC131737780 gene encoding zinc finger protein 446-like: protein MDRNALAELLQALESRRDAEERRREERYTALIERVGLAVAAATTPTTTPLMSPPKARAMKMSAEDDPEAYLVAFERLATAAAWPREFWASQLGPCLIGEAQAAYQAMSDHHATDYDLVKQAILRRLNITTETHRARFREYRRAPETRPRVVAERLCDHMVHWLTPGKKTAQQMGEAIVVEQFCHVVGAETQAWIRRHNPDTLEEAVKLAEDFEDSLTSARIGILSAPALRSSRPLPPSPPTPPPPPPTFQGPRPPRAPTPLGPLASPPWRPRLAPSWGRGAAPAPLPYQQRDRFLTYAPSVPPICFRCHQPGHLARSCPAAMECDVAACNWAPETDS, encoded by the exons atggaccgcaacgcactggcggagctgctgcaggcgctggagagcaggcgcgacgcagaggagcgaaggagggaggagcgctacacggcgctcattgaacgggtagggctggccgttgctgcagcgacgacccctaccacaacaccgctgatgtcgcccccgaaggcacgggcaatgaagatgtcggcggaggatgacccggaggcgtatttggtggcgttcgagcggctggctaccgcggcggcttggccgcgggagttctgggccagccagttgggaccctgcctgattggggaggctcaggcagcctaccaagccatgagcgaccatcacgccaccgattatgacctggtcaagcaggctatcctccgccggctgaacatcaccacggagacccaccgggcgcgatttagggagtaccggagagccccggagacacgccccagggtggttgcagagcggttgtgcgaccacatggtgcattggctgacccctgggaagaagaccgcccagcagatgggggaagccattgtggtagagcaattctgccatgtggtcggcgccgaaacccaggcgtggatacggcgccacaaccccgacaccctggaggaggcggtcaaactggccgaagacttcgaggactccctgacctctgcccggatcgggatcctgtcggcccctgcccttcggagcagccgacctctccctccctctcctccaacaccaccaccaccaccccccacgttccagggacccagacctcccagagcaccgaccccattgggcccccttgcctcccccccatggagaccaaggttggcccccagctggggtagaggtgctgcccctgccccgttgccataccagcagcgggacagatttctgacctatgccccctctgtccctcctatctgttttaggtgccaccagccgggacatctggccaggtcatgccccgctgccatggagtgtgacgtggccgcgtgcaattgggcacctgaaactg acagttaa